A DNA window from Actinomadura coerulea contains the following coding sequences:
- the ispD gene encoding 2-C-methyl-D-erythritol 4-phosphate cytidylyltransferase encodes MATRTVAVVLAGGVGARMGAGRPKQLMEVGGRPILAHAVRAFDAHPGIGEVVVVMAPGHLREAAAIAAPFRKTAAVIEGGATRTASTAAALRQLEDRPDDVRVLFHDAARPFVDRPVIDRVLDALDACEAVAVGVPSPDTIVVVEDGTVASMPPRETLARFQTPQGFRLGTIRKAYELALADPGLRATDDCGIVHRHLPDVPIRVVAGSERNLKVTQPLDAVIAEHLASEEAP; translated from the coding sequence ATGGCGACGCGGACGGTTGCGGTGGTCCTCGCCGGCGGGGTCGGCGCGCGCATGGGCGCCGGGCGCCCGAAGCAGCTCATGGAGGTCGGCGGGCGGCCGATCCTGGCGCACGCGGTCCGCGCGTTCGACGCCCATCCGGGCATCGGCGAGGTCGTGGTCGTGATGGCGCCCGGGCATCTGCGCGAGGCCGCCGCGATCGCGGCGCCGTTCCGCAAGACGGCGGCGGTGATCGAGGGCGGCGCGACCCGGACCGCGTCCACGGCGGCGGCGCTGCGCCAGCTGGAGGACCGTCCGGACGACGTCCGCGTGCTGTTCCACGACGCGGCGCGCCCGTTCGTCGACCGCCCGGTCATCGACCGGGTGCTGGACGCGCTGGACGCCTGCGAGGCCGTCGCGGTCGGCGTGCCCTCGCCCGACACGATCGTCGTGGTCGAGGACGGGACGGTCGCCTCGATGCCGCCCCGTGAGACGCTGGCCCGGTTCCAGACGCCGCAGGGGTTCCGGCTCGGCACGATCCGCAAGGCCTACGAGCTGGCCCTCGCCGACCCGGGGCTGCGCGCCACCGACGACTGCGGGATCGTGCACCGCCACCTGCCGGACGTCCCGATCCGGGTCGTGGCGGGCAGCGAGCGCAACCTCAAGGTCACCCAGCCGCTCGACGCCGTCATCGCCGAACATCTCGCCAGCGAGGAAGCACCGTGA